The following are encoded together in the Kribbella sp. CA-293567 genome:
- a CDS encoding YajQ family cyclic di-GMP-binding protein yields MASESSFDIVNKVDQQEVDNAVNQAAKEISQRFDFKNVGAEIKLSGEAIDMQANTEERCNAVLDVLKDKLVKRQISLKGLEVEEPKLSGKIYKLQATISAGISQENAKKISKLIRDEGPKGVKAQIQGDELRVSSKSRDDLQEVQSLIKAQDLDFAVQFVNYR; encoded by the coding sequence ATGGCATCGGAGTCCTCGTTCGACATCGTGAACAAGGTCGATCAGCAGGAGGTGGACAACGCCGTCAACCAGGCGGCGAAGGAGATCAGCCAGCGGTTCGACTTCAAGAACGTGGGCGCGGAGATCAAGCTGTCCGGCGAGGCGATCGACATGCAGGCCAACACCGAGGAGCGCTGCAACGCGGTCCTCGACGTCCTGAAGGACAAGCTGGTCAAACGGCAGATCTCGCTCAAGGGCCTGGAGGTCGAGGAGCCCAAGCTGTCCGGCAAGATCTACAAGCTGCAGGCCACCATCAGCGCCGGCATCAGCCAGGAGAACGCGAAGAAGATCTCCAAGCTGATCCGCGACGAGGGTCCCAAGGGCGTCAAGGCCCAGATCCAGGGCGACGAACTCCGCGTCTCCAGCAAGAGCCGCGACGACCTGCAGGAAGTCCAGTCCCTGATCAAGGCCCAGGACCTCGACTTCGCGGTCCAGTTCGTCAACTACCGCTGA
- a CDS encoding complex I subunit 4 family protein, with product MNWLLIALLAVPALAAAVLWAMPAGTGDRVAAIVGSVVSGLVLIGSGVLWWDLVRPRGGPVTLGLAALPKETPRTLPGKVHAYAETDVSWIPALDVRFHLGIDTISMPLIVLTALLVLLCCLYSLRITPRIGRTRSLIALLLVIETGVIGTFASLDLVLFFLFFEVVLIPMWLVIDIWGDDHDPAGRRRAATTFVLMTVFGSALMLLGFLLVHRQAGTFDLEVLGANPVTGGHGIALIAAVLIAVGLAVKMPLWPLHIWLPDAHAKAPTVGSVLLAGVLLKLGSYGMIRILLPVLPDATATLAPYLAGFSTVAIIAGSLACLAQTDLKRLIAYSSVGHMGFIGLGIATMSPEGLAGAMYANIAHGIITGLLFFLAGGIKDRHDTSDLRAIGRALYARLPRIGGLLTFACLASLGLPGLAGFWGEMLILLGAYHPADSLPRTTFLVLMVIAGLGAVLTAAYFLKLVRQLNQGDPAEHPATAFAVDLSRIELITWAPLVVLTVVLGLWPPLLLDYWNFS from the coding sequence ATGAACTGGTTGCTGATCGCGCTGCTGGCTGTGCCCGCCTTGGCCGCGGCGGTTCTGTGGGCGATGCCCGCGGGCACCGGCGACCGGGTCGCGGCGATCGTCGGGTCGGTGGTCTCCGGCCTAGTGCTGATCGGCTCCGGCGTCCTCTGGTGGGATCTGGTCCGTCCTCGCGGTGGGCCAGTGACTCTGGGCCTGGCAGCGCTTCCGAAGGAAACGCCGCGGACCCTCCCCGGCAAGGTCCACGCGTACGCCGAAACCGACGTCTCCTGGATCCCCGCCCTCGACGTCCGCTTCCACCTCGGCATCGACACCATCTCGATGCCGCTCATCGTCCTGACCGCCCTGCTCGTCCTCCTCTGCTGCCTCTACTCGCTCCGCATCACCCCGCGCATCGGCCGCACCCGCTCACTGATCGCGCTGCTGCTGGTGATCGAGACCGGCGTGATCGGCACCTTCGCGTCCCTCGACCTGGTGCTGTTCTTCCTGTTCTTCGAGGTCGTGCTGATCCCGATGTGGCTGGTGATCGACATCTGGGGTGACGACCACGACCCGGCCGGACGGCGCCGCGCGGCGACCACGTTCGTGCTGATGACGGTGTTCGGCTCGGCCCTGATGCTGCTCGGTTTCCTGCTGGTGCACCGGCAGGCCGGCACCTTCGACCTCGAAGTACTGGGCGCGAATCCGGTCACCGGCGGACACGGGATCGCGTTGATCGCGGCCGTGCTGATCGCGGTCGGGCTCGCCGTGAAGATGCCGCTCTGGCCGCTGCACATCTGGTTGCCCGACGCGCACGCCAAGGCGCCCACCGTCGGCTCGGTGCTGCTGGCCGGAGTGCTGCTGAAGCTCGGCAGCTACGGCATGATCCGGATCCTGCTCCCGGTGCTGCCCGACGCGACGGCCACCCTCGCGCCGTACCTGGCGGGCTTCTCCACCGTCGCGATCATCGCCGGTTCGCTGGCCTGCCTGGCGCAGACCGACCTCAAGCGGCTGATCGCGTACTCCAGCGTCGGGCACATGGGGTTCATCGGCCTCGGCATCGCCACCATGTCACCGGAGGGGCTGGCCGGGGCGATGTACGCGAACATCGCGCACGGCATCATCACCGGCCTGCTGTTCTTCCTGGCCGGCGGAATCAAGGACCGGCACGACACCAGCGACCTGCGCGCGATCGGTCGGGCCCTGTACGCCCGGCTGCCGCGGATCGGCGGGCTGCTCACCTTCGCCTGTCTCGCGTCGCTCGGGCTGCCCGGCCTGGCCGGGTTCTGGGGCGAGATGCTGATCCTGCTCGGCGCCTACCATCCGGCCGATTCGTTGCCACGGACAACCTTCCTGGTGCTGATGGTGATCGCCGGACTGGGCGCGGTGCTGACCGCGGCGTACTTCCTCAAACTGGTCCGGCAGCTCAACCAGGGTGATCCGGCCGAACACCCGGCGACTGCCTTCGCGGTGGACCTGAGCCGGATCGAGCTGATCACCTGGGCTCCGCTGGTCGTGCTCACCGTCGTCCTGGGTCTCTGGCCCCCGTTGCTGCTCGACTACTGGAACTTCTCATGA
- a CDS encoding NADH-quinone oxidoreductase subunit N, with translation MTITWTDWQATAVPLVLALGAVAVLLIDGFWSSGSKQLKHAASTLISGGVILFGLAFVVAQRDGFKAAFCRSAVEGPAECSLVIEPLTIGLWAVLLIGGLGVVGLSAYRLLPADVPVGEYHFLLLSALVGATVLAGARDLATVVIALEVVSLPSFAMVALRRDRRGSEAALKAFLVSVLSTAVMLFGISYLYGVTGSIYLQTIATRLPGIDPDLRRVAFAAGLFVIVGFGFKIAAVPFHGWLPDTYSGAPVEVTAFLAVVSKSAGVAGLLVLVTYGIAPNDSDLRIAIAVLAALTMTAGNLAALRQVEAVRLLAWSSIGQVGFLLAPLAVGDAQAVVGYLAAYVVVTLGAFGAVAVVQRHRPGGLLLSDYRGMVRSEPGLGVALVFFLVVLAGLPPGLAGLFTKFAAFQAVIDAHLGWLALVMALNVMIGLAVYLRWIAELFRLPVDDPFSVDIETPAVTVISLCAGAAVVLSVLPGALFALVN, from the coding sequence ATGACGATCACCTGGACCGACTGGCAGGCGACCGCGGTACCGCTGGTACTGGCGCTCGGCGCTGTCGCCGTACTGCTGATCGACGGTTTCTGGAGCAGCGGCAGCAAGCAACTCAAGCACGCCGCGAGCACGCTGATCAGCGGTGGCGTGATCCTGTTCGGGCTCGCCTTCGTGGTCGCGCAGCGGGACGGCTTCAAGGCGGCCTTCTGCCGCTCGGCGGTCGAGGGACCGGCCGAGTGCAGTCTGGTGATCGAGCCGCTGACGATCGGGCTGTGGGCCGTGCTGCTGATCGGCGGGCTGGGGGTCGTCGGGCTTTCGGCGTACCGGCTGTTGCCGGCGGACGTCCCGGTGGGGGAGTACCACTTCCTGCTGCTCAGCGCGCTGGTCGGCGCGACCGTGCTGGCAGGCGCGCGTGACCTCGCCACCGTGGTGATCGCGCTGGAGGTGGTCTCGCTGCCGAGCTTCGCGATGGTCGCGCTGCGGCGGGACCGGCGCGGCTCCGAGGCGGCGCTGAAGGCGTTCCTGGTGTCGGTGCTGTCGACGGCCGTGATGCTGTTCGGCATCTCCTACCTGTACGGCGTGACCGGGTCGATCTATCTGCAGACGATCGCGACCCGGCTGCCCGGGATCGACCCGGACCTGCGCCGGGTCGCCTTCGCCGCGGGGCTGTTCGTGATCGTCGGGTTCGGCTTCAAGATCGCCGCGGTGCCGTTCCACGGCTGGCTGCCGGACACGTACTCCGGTGCGCCGGTCGAGGTGACCGCCTTCCTGGCCGTCGTGTCGAAGTCGGCGGGCGTGGCCGGTCTGCTGGTCCTGGTGACCTACGGGATCGCACCGAACGACTCGGACCTGCGGATCGCCATCGCTGTCCTGGCGGCTCTGACGATGACTGCCGGCAACCTCGCCGCGCTGCGTCAGGTCGAGGCGGTCCGGCTGCTCGCCTGGTCGTCGATCGGTCAGGTCGGCTTCCTGCTCGCTCCGCTCGCGGTCGGTGACGCCCAAGCTGTGGTGGGCTACCTGGCGGCGTACGTGGTGGTCACGCTCGGCGCCTTCGGTGCGGTCGCGGTGGTCCAGCGGCACCGCCCTGGCGGGCTGCTGCTGTCCGACTACCGAGGCATGGTCCGCTCGGAGCCGGGCCTCGGGGTGGCGCTCGTCTTCTTCCTGGTGGTGCTGGCCGGCCTCCCACCGGGCCTGGCCGGCCTGTTCACCAAGTTCGCCGCGTTCCAGGCAGTCATCGACGCGCACCTGGGCTGGCTGGCCCTGGTGATGGCGCTGAACGTGATGATCGGTCTCGCGGTCTACCTGCGCTGGATCGCCGAGCTCTTCCGGCTGCCGGTCGACGATCCGTTCTCCGTCGACATCGAGACGCCGGCGGTCACCGTGATCTCGCTGTGCGCCGGGGCGGCCGTCGTACTGTCGGTCCTCCCCGGCGCCTTGTTCGCGCTGGTGAACTAG
- a CDS encoding AraC family transcriptional regulator, giving the protein MIPLHLAEPPELVNVGVGLHGVRGLRDIFRLPDLWQLHLYGYSADLTVGGTTYPVAPGSVSLTPADVQVQFDYRGRSEHLFVHFRPRAVGEPSYVPVVQDAGTAAPVLSDMLRSAIGASPSGSPRVVAEVWAALWRVAHLPSPLTEGGAAAGHSAVSTAITYIEANLARPLTVPSLAAAAGISHNHLTRLFRAETGQTVVAYIRQRRMARARHLLVSSTLSIPAVAASVGIPDLQAFNKTCHRELGGSPRAVRAGNAGADGSRGEAGAVLDPGEFGHVRTGTVPDPATRVRHEKRGQR; this is encoded by the coding sequence ATGATTCCGCTGCACCTGGCCGAGCCGCCCGAGCTGGTCAACGTGGGCGTCGGACTGCACGGGGTGCGGGGGTTGCGAGACATCTTCCGGCTGCCCGACCTCTGGCAACTACACCTCTACGGCTATTCGGCAGACCTGACCGTGGGCGGTACGACGTACCCGGTCGCGCCCGGGTCGGTCAGCCTGACACCGGCCGACGTCCAGGTGCAGTTCGACTACCGCGGCCGCTCGGAGCACCTCTTCGTACACTTCCGCCCACGCGCCGTCGGCGAGCCGTCGTACGTGCCAGTCGTCCAGGACGCCGGTACTGCGGCCCCGGTCCTCTCCGACATGCTCCGCTCAGCTATCGGCGCCTCCCCCAGCGGCTCCCCCCGGGTAGTTGCCGAGGTCTGGGCCGCCCTCTGGCGCGTCGCCCACCTGCCCTCGCCCTTGACCGAAGGCGGCGCCGCAGCCGGCCACTCAGCAGTGTCGACCGCCATCACCTACATCGAAGCCAACCTGGCCCGGCCTCTGACCGTCCCGTCCCTGGCCGCTGCCGCCGGCATCTCCCACAACCACCTGACCCGCCTCTTCCGCGCGGAAACCGGCCAGACAGTAGTCGCCTACATCCGCCAACGCCGCATGGCCCGAGCCCGCCACCTACTCGTCTCCTCAACCCTGTCCATCCCCGCCGTGGCCGCATCGGTCGGCATCCCCGACCTCCAGGCCTTCAACAAGACCTGCCACCGGGAACTAGGCGGTTCGCCCCGGGCGGTACGGGCGGGCAACGCAGGAGCCGACGGATCTCGCGGCGAGGCCGGTGCCGTGCTGGATCCGGGTGAGTTCGGTCACGTCCGGACCGGAACTGTCCCTGATCCAGCCACGCGGGTCCGGCACGAGAAACGGGGTCAGCGGTAG